A single window of Deltaproteobacteria bacterium DNA harbors:
- a CDS encoding radical SAM protein yields the protein MEAVSKEMRIESPRYAKVSHASAMSLGLMEGRMYRGAVNRCVNLLVHYPEGCSANCAYCGLAKKRPGTYEEKSFINVGWPVYSMDRIIEAINQAPAYVKRTCISMITNGKCRKHTLEMTRRLKDETRIPISILISPTLLREEDLVAMKEAGADKIGIAIDLATPELFERYRGKGVSGPHKWERYWEILELGLKIFGHPHVGAHLMVGMDETEKEMVAIMDRLWRMGVYNHLFAFFAEKGSAMAERPQPPWPTYLRVQLARFLIEEESVQMKDMAFDAEGHIIDFGLDPLRLREIIDRGTPFMTTGCLGEDGKVACNRPFGNCLPDVKQWNYPYEPNEEELALIREHIFRVS from the coding sequence ATGGAAGCCGTATCAAAAGAGATGAGGATTGAGAGCCCCCGCTACGCCAAGGTAAGTCACGCCTCGGCCATGAGCCTGGGGTTGATGGAGGGGAGGATGTACCGGGGAGCGGTGAACCGGTGCGTCAATCTCCTGGTCCATTACCCCGAGGGATGTTCGGCCAATTGCGCTTACTGCGGCCTGGCCAAGAAGCGTCCCGGGACATACGAAGAGAAAAGCTTCATCAACGTGGGATGGCCGGTCTATTCCATGGATCGGATCATCGAGGCCATCAACCAGGCTCCCGCCTACGTGAAGCGTACATGTATCTCCATGATCACCAATGGGAAATGCCGGAAGCACACCCTGGAGATGACCCGCAGACTGAAGGATGAAACGAGGATACCCATTTCAATCCTCATCAGCCCCACCCTGCTTCGCGAGGAAGACCTGGTCGCCATGAAGGAGGCGGGGGCGGACAAGATCGGCATAGCCATCGACCTGGCCACCCCTGAACTCTTCGAGCGCTATCGCGGCAAGGGTGTCAGCGGTCCCCACAAGTGGGAGAGATATTGGGAAATCCTGGAGCTGGGGCTGAAAATATTCGGTCATCCCCACGTTGGCGCCCATCTCATGGTAGGAATGGACGAAACGGAAAAAGAAATGGTGGCCATAATGGACCGACTCTGGCGTATGGGGGTCTACAACCATCTCTTCGCCTTCTTCGCCGAGAAGGGATCGGCCATGGCGGAGAGGCCCCAGCCCCCCTGGCCTACCTATCTCAGGGTGCAACTCGCCCGGTTCCTGATCGAGGAAGAATCGGTGCAAATGAAGGATATGGCCTTTGATGCGGAGGGCCATATCATCGATTTCGGCCTGGATCCGCTCAGGTTGAGGGAAATCATCGATCGGGGCACGCCTTTCATGACCACAGGATGCCTGGGGGAGGACGGCAAGGTGGCCTGCAATCGGCCCTTCGGAAACTGCCTGCCCGATGTAAAGCAGTGGAACTACCCTTACGAGCCCAACGAGGAAGAGCTGGCCCTCATCCGCGAGCATATCTTCCGAGTCTCCTAG
- the gcvH gene encoding glycine cleavage system protein GcvH: MADIKGYNMPDDLYYHKDHSWARVDGSKVTVGMNDFFQKEAGDIVFIDLPEEEDEVSQGEVCGKIQSRKWIGKLVAPVSGEIVEVNEELEEDTSLINTDPYGKGWILVIEAEDLESELGNLMQGEALVEFIEAEVRRAEEERAKAEEK; the protein is encoded by the coding sequence ATGGCGGATATCAAAGGCTACAACATGCCGGACGACCTTTATTACCACAAGGATCACAGCTGGGCCCGCGTTGACGGCAGCAAGGTGACCGTGGGCATGAACGATTTCTTCCAGAAAGAGGCAGGCGATATCGTCTTTATCGATCTCCCGGAAGAAGAGGATGAAGTAAGCCAGGGAGAAGTCTGCGGAAAGATCCAATCCAGGAAGTGGATCGGGAAGCTTGTGGCTCCGGTGTCCGGGGAAATCGTCGAGGTCAATGAGGAGCTTGAAGAAGACACCAGTCTCATCAATACGGATCCCTACGGCAAGGGATGGATCTTGGTCATCGAGGCAGAGGACCTCGAATCCGAACTCGGGAATCTCATGCAGGGGGAAGCCCTGGTGGAATTCATCGAGGCGGAAGTGAGACGGGCCGAAGAGGAAAGGGCCAAAGCCGAAGAAAAATGA
- the hisD gene encoding histidinol dehydrogenase, with product MIINPENINDLPPDRRKSIMERSMEEISSIYDYVRKIVEGVKESGDASLLEVNREFKSDLSVEDLVVTPREIREAYEQVDPAILEGLRKAAKNISRFHEAQKEREMWFIEVQPGILAGRITRPMDRVGCYVPGGRAAYPSTVLMTVIPARVAGVSEIIITTPPGKGMKVHPVTLVAADIAGCRRIFKAGGPWGIAALAYGTETVPAVDKIVGPGNKYVTAAKMLVYGRVDIDSPAGPSEALILADSSADPEWIALDLLSQLEHDPDSAAVLVTTSPRLAQEVCRILDREYPDLPRKEILETSLRKRSHVLVARSIDQAIEFANEYAAEHLQILTRDPFMTLNRIRHAGSIFLGPYSPVPAGDYASGTNHVLPTGRGARMFSGLSVDDFIKKPTFQYLSSEGLASLREVVSTLAEAEGLPLHGRAVQARFE from the coding sequence ATGATCATCAATCCTGAAAATATCAACGATCTGCCCCCTGACAGGCGAAAAAGCATCATGGAGCGATCAATGGAAGAAATATCTTCCATCTATGACTACGTACGGAAGATTGTCGAGGGGGTGAAGGAATCGGGGGACGCTTCACTTCTTGAAGTCAACAGGGAATTCAAGTCGGATTTATCGGTCGAAGACCTGGTGGTTACGCCCAGGGAGATCCGGGAGGCCTATGAACAGGTAGATCCGGCGATCCTGGAGGGTCTCAGGAAGGCCGCCAAAAACATTTCACGGTTCCACGAAGCCCAGAAAGAACGGGAGATGTGGTTCATCGAAGTCCAGCCTGGAATCCTCGCCGGGCGTATCACGCGGCCCATGGACCGCGTCGGGTGTTACGTCCCGGGGGGAAGGGCCGCCTATCCAAGCACGGTTCTCATGACCGTTATTCCTGCAAGGGTCGCAGGGGTTTCAGAGATCATCATAACCACCCCTCCGGGGAAAGGCATGAAGGTCCATCCCGTCACCCTGGTGGCGGCCGATATCGCCGGGTGTCGCCGGATTTTCAAGGCGGGCGGCCCTTGGGGAATCGCGGCCCTGGCATACGGCACCGAGACCGTCCCTGCTGTGGACAAGATCGTGGGCCCGGGGAACAAATACGTGACCGCCGCCAAGATGCTGGTCTACGGGAGGGTGGACATCGACTCCCCCGCGGGTCCAAGCGAGGCCCTCATTCTGGCCGATTCCAGTGCGGACCCGGAATGGATCGCCCTTGACCTCCTCTCCCAGCTCGAGCACGATCCGGACTCTGCGGCGGTGCTGGTCACCACCTCCCCCCGGTTGGCTCAGGAGGTATGCCGCATCCTGGACAGGGAATATCCCGATCTACCCCGAAAGGAAATCCTCGAGACGTCACTCAGAAAACGATCCCACGTTCTCGTGGCCCGAAGCATTGACCAGGCCATTGAATTTGCCAACGAATATGCGGCTGAACATCTCCAGATCCTCACCCGGGATCCATTCATGACCCTCAACCGTATCCGCCACGCCGGATCCATCTTTCTCGGCCCTTATTCACCTGTCCCTGCGGGTGACTATGCCTCCGGGACCAATCACGTCCTTCCCACCGGACGGGGGGCCCGGATGTTTTCGGGGCTATCGGTGGACGACTTCATCAAGAAACCCACCTTTCAATATCTCAGTAGTGAAGGCCTGGCCTCCCTCCGGGAAGTCGTCTCCACCCTGGCTGAGGCCGAGGGACTTCCCCTCCACGGGCGGGCCGTCCAGGCCAGGTTCGAATAG
- a CDS encoding NUDIX hydrolase — protein sequence MHRKYEYHYCPVCGGGLDTKKLKETEPSRLVCSVCGFVFYLDPKLAACTIVERDGKILLTRRDLSPRRGKWALPGGHVDRGEVVEAAALRETEEECGIRAEITGLLGIYSNEGESVVVAVYLARHTAGEPLSGEEIQDVRFFHPDEIPWRDLAFQTTVDALKDYCNLHGKKDSKRKDPIRHDHQS from the coding sequence ATGCATCGAAAATATGAATATCATTACTGCCCGGTATGCGGCGGTGGTTTGGACACCAAGAAGCTGAAGGAGACAGAACCTTCAAGGCTGGTATGTTCGGTGTGCGGATTCGTTTTCTACCTGGATCCCAAGCTTGCCGCCTGCACCATCGTGGAAAGGGACGGGAAGATCCTGCTGACCCGCCGGGATCTCAGTCCCCGCAGGGGCAAATGGGCCCTCCCCGGGGGGCATGTGGACCGGGGAGAAGTGGTGGAAGCGGCCGCACTTCGGGAAACAGAGGAAGAATGCGGGATCCGGGCCGAAATCACAGGCCTCCTGGGTATTTACTCCAACGAGGGAGAAAGCGTGGTCGTGGCGGTCTACCTGGCCCGGCATACCGCCGGGGAACCCTTATCGGGGGAGGAAATCCAGGATGTCAGGTTTTTCCACCCCGATGAAATCCCCTGGCGGGACCTGGCCTTTCAGACCACGGTGGATGCCCTGAAAGATTATTGCAATCTCCACGGCAAGAAAGATTCAAAAAGAAAGGACCCGATACGCCATGATCATCAATCCTGA
- a CDS encoding GNAT family N-acetyltransferase translates to MVHDPVFSDYPKEIILKDGTGLTLRPLRAGDEFPLFQMYKELPAEDRWFNDENVTEFSAIEGWVKDSGSPDNITLVAVLEGRILANGRLLREKGSPRAHIGKIRITVVPSYREKNLGTWVLFDLMNLAMSMGLKILVMELVEDRDIAVIRSAKRLDFSPEAILKHFVKDDQGNYRNLIIMVKRLYLGWEYEGGLSLKNPLLRE, encoded by the coding sequence ATGGTCCATGATCCGGTATTCTCGGATTACCCAAAGGAAATCATCCTCAAGGACGGCACCGGTTTGACTCTGAGACCGCTTCGGGCCGGAGACGAGTTCCCCCTGTTTCAGATGTACAAGGAACTTCCGGCCGAAGACCGCTGGTTCAACGATGAGAACGTGACGGAGTTCAGTGCCATCGAAGGATGGGTGAAAGACTCGGGTTCCCCGGACAACATCACCCTGGTTGCGGTACTGGAAGGGCGAATCCTGGCGAACGGCCGGCTTCTCAGGGAAAAAGGCAGCCCCAGGGCCCACATCGGGAAGATCAGGATCACCGTGGTCCCCTCCTACCGGGAAAAGAACCTGGGAACCTGGGTACTCTTCGACCTCATGAATCTGGCCATGTCCATGGGATTGAAAATTCTCGTGATGGAACTCGTGGAAGATCGGGACATCGCCGTGATCCGCAGCGCAAAGAGGCTCGACTTTTCCCCTGAGGCCATACTCAAGCATTTCGTCAAGGACGATCAGGGGAACTACAGAAACCTTATCATCATGGTCAAGAGGCTTTACCTTGGATGGGAGTACGAGGGAGGCCTTTCCCTGAAAAACCCGCTCCTGAGGGAGTAG
- the uvrC gene encoding excinuclease ABC subunit UvrC: protein MHRPPTAHHSLDPEALRGRLPEGPGVYLFKDESGEILYVGKAKNLKKRVLSYFRPPSELPYKTGLMMSRARGLDTILTGTETEAFILESTLVKKHLPRYNVVLRDDKAYPCLRLDVKDPYPRLTIVRRIKKDGAKYFGPFSSAQDVRKTLKLINRIFQLRKCRSREIPKRSRPCLNEQLNRCLGVCVREVSRETYGEVVEQVRLFLEGRNHELMKQLEKKMSQAASELRYEEAARIRDQIKAVQHVIQGQHVVSSKLEDQDVIGLEERDGAFQLVIFFVRKGYLSGTRDYLIRDREASRSEVMEAFLKQYYPAEQFIPGRILISEEIADLPSLRDWISHLAGRRVLIERPMRGEKVRLIEMARRNAANLLENLKGSEQGEIMERVAELLRLERPPRSVEGLDISNIQGEMAVGAVVSFVDGLPNRSGYRNYKIKTVVGVDDYGMMSELVSRRLKKGGLPDLLLVDGGRGHLRAVERAVRNSGLAETPSLAAIAKGEGDQPDRIYVPGRKNPLSIRPDDPVLHLFMRIRDEAHRRAISYHRKLRAGRSMESSLDAVPGVGPKRKRALLAHFGDMESLGKASVRELAEVEGISTTLAAEIIRVLKGPSGKEDGPSGHIEHHRG from the coding sequence ATGCACCGCCCCCCCACCGCCCACCATTCCCTGGATCCCGAGGCACTCCGCGGCAGGCTCCCGGAGGGACCCGGCGTGTACCTGTTTAAGGACGAATCCGGGGAAATCCTCTACGTGGGGAAGGCCAAAAACCTCAAGAAAAGAGTCCTGTCCTACTTTCGCCCTCCCTCGGAACTCCCTTACAAAACAGGCCTCATGATGAGCCGGGCCAGGGGCCTTGACACCATTCTCACCGGCACGGAAACCGAGGCGTTCATCCTTGAGAGCACCCTCGTCAAAAAACACCTCCCCCGATACAACGTCGTGCTTCGAGACGACAAGGCTTATCCCTGCCTGAGGCTGGATGTCAAGGATCCCTATCCCCGCTTGACGATCGTGCGGAGGATCAAAAAGGATGGGGCCAAGTACTTCGGTCCTTTCTCCTCGGCCCAGGATGTCCGGAAGACCCTCAAGCTGATCAACCGGATCTTCCAGCTCCGCAAATGCAGGAGCCGGGAGATCCCGAAACGTTCCCGACCCTGCCTGAACGAGCAGCTCAACCGGTGTCTGGGGGTCTGCGTCCGCGAAGTTTCCAGGGAGACCTACGGGGAGGTCGTGGAACAGGTGCGCCTTTTCCTGGAAGGAAGAAACCATGAGCTCATGAAGCAACTGGAGAAAAAAATGAGCCAGGCCGCCTCCGAACTCCGCTACGAGGAGGCGGCACGGATCCGGGACCAGATCAAGGCCGTGCAGCACGTGATCCAGGGGCAGCACGTCGTCTCGTCGAAGCTGGAAGACCAGGACGTGATCGGCCTGGAGGAAAGGGACGGCGCCTTCCAACTGGTGATCTTCTTTGTTCGAAAGGGCTACCTGAGTGGAACGCGGGATTACCTGATAAGGGACCGGGAAGCAAGCCGGTCTGAGGTTATGGAAGCCTTCCTGAAACAATACTACCCAGCGGAACAATTCATTCCAGGCCGGATCCTGATCTCGGAAGAAATCGCGGACCTCCCGTCCTTACGGGATTGGATATCTCATCTGGCGGGGAGGCGGGTGCTCATCGAGCGGCCCATGAGGGGGGAGAAGGTTCGACTGATCGAGATGGCCAGGAGGAACGCCGCCAACCTCCTTGAAAACCTAAAAGGAAGCGAGCAGGGTGAAATCATGGAACGGGTTGCCGAACTCCTTCGCCTTGAGCGACCCCCCCGGAGCGTGGAAGGACTGGATATATCCAATATCCAGGGAGAGATGGCCGTAGGGGCGGTGGTCTCCTTTGTGGATGGGCTCCCGAACCGATCCGGTTACAGAAACTACAAGATCAAGACCGTTGTCGGCGTTGACGACTACGGCATGATGAGCGAGTTGGTTTCAAGACGTCTAAAAAAGGGAGGGTTGCCGGATCTCCTCCTCGTGGATGGAGGGCGGGGGCACCTGCGGGCGGTGGAGCGGGCAGTCAGGAATTCGGGCCTCGCCGAGACGCCCTCCCTTGCCGCCATCGCAAAGGGAGAGGGGGATCAACCGGACAGGATCTATGTCCCTGGACGAAAAAATCCCCTATCTATCCGTCCCGACGATCCCGTGCTCCATCTCTTTATGCGGATTCGGGACGAGGCCCACCGAAGGGCGATTTCCTATCATCGGAAACTTCGGGCAGGCCGCTCGATGGAATCCTCGCTGGACGCCGTGCCGGGTGTAGGTCCGAAGCGGAAGCGGGCCCTGCTTGCCCACTTTGGAGACATGGAGTCACTGGGAAAGGCATCTGTCCGGGAACTGGCTGAGGTGGAGGGCATCAGCACCACCCTGGCCGCCGAGATCATCCGGGTCTTGAAAGGGCCTTCTGGAAAGGAAGATGGGCCTTCCGGCCACATCGAACATCATCGGGGGTGA